Proteins encoded in a region of the Armatimonadota bacterium genome:
- a CDS encoding UPF0235 protein — translation MSGWLLKVRVTPRSSRNEVEGWDGQTLRVRVTAPPVEGQANEACRDLLARALGIPKSKVMLVQGIHSRDKVFRIEQGEPSALDKFSKQ, via the coding sequence ATGAGCGGGTGGCTGTTAAAGGTGCGCGTCACCCCTCGTTCATCGCGCAACGAGGTGGAGGGTTGGGATGGCCAAACCCTGCGTGTGCGGGTCACCGCTCCCCCTGTAGAGGGACAGGCAAACGAGGCGTGTCGCGATCTGCTGGCAAGGGCGCTGGGCATCCCCAAAAGCAAGGTGATGCTGGTACAGGGTATACACAGCCGTGACAAGGTCTTCCGTATCGAACAGGGCGAGCCGAGCGCACTGGACAAGTTTAGCAAGCAGTAG
- the trpE gene encoding anthranilate synthase component I — MFSPSREEFHRLAQQSNLIPVYREMLADMETPVSAFRKIARGRYSFLLESVAGGERIARYSFLGTEPALVFRSKGHKIRLIRDGEVTTETLPQGQDPLHRLKSLLSPYRIALPAELPRFVGGLVGYIAYDMVRFFERLPEETVDDLQVDDSCFLLADSLLIFDHVRHRIIGLSNAHVQGDVDKAYDEACARVDEMIERLRAPLPPSPKTPARQTPVVFTPNQSPEQYQQAVARTKEYIAAGDGTQMVISQRWQASIQAHPFDVYRALRSLNPSPYMFYLELDDVVLAGASPEILVTVEKRIATTRPIAGTRPRGKTPEEDKRLAQELLADEKERAEHVMLVDLGRNDLGRVCAYGTVRVDELMTIEQYSHVIHIVSDVKGRLAPDKDAFDALRACFPAGTVSGAPKVRAMEIIEELEPTRRGIYAGAVGYFSFSGDMDTCIAIRTIVMKDGIAYIQAGAGIVADSVPEREHQECLNKARALMRAVEMAEAGLE; from the coding sequence ATGTTCTCTCCCTCGCGAGAGGAGTTCCATCGTCTGGCTCAACAGAGCAATCTGATACCTGTCTACCGCGAGATGCTGGCGGATATGGAGACGCCTGTGTCGGCGTTTCGCAAAATCGCGCGGGGGAGATACTCGTTTTTGCTTGAGAGTGTGGCTGGTGGCGAGCGTATCGCGCGTTACTCGTTTTTGGGTACCGAGCCCGCTCTGGTGTTCCGCAGCAAGGGGCACAAGATACGCCTCATCCGCGATGGGGAGGTAACTACTGAGACGCTTCCACAAGGACAGGACCCTCTGCACCGTCTCAAGAGTCTACTGAGCCCTTATCGTATCGCGCTACCCGCAGAACTACCTCGTTTCGTTGGCGGGCTGGTAGGCTATATCGCCTACGATATGGTGCGCTTCTTCGAGCGACTGCCTGAGGAGACGGTGGACGACCTGCAGGTGGATGATAGCTGCTTCTTGCTGGCGGATTCGCTGCTCATTTTCGACCATGTGCGCCATCGCATCATCGGTTTGAGCAATGCGCACGTGCAGGGGGATGTGGACAAGGCGTATGACGAAGCGTGTGCCCGCGTGGACGAGATGATAGAGCGCCTGCGCGCCCCGTTACCTCCATCTCCCAAGACGCCGGCAAGGCAAACGCCTGTAGTGTTCACACCGAACCAGAGCCCGGAGCAATATCAGCAGGCGGTGGCTCGTACAAAGGAGTATATCGCGGCAGGCGACGGCACGCAGATGGTCATCTCGCAGCGGTGGCAAGCTTCCATTCAGGCACACCCCTTTGACGTGTATCGCGCCCTGCGCTCGCTGAACCCCTCGCCCTACATGTTCTATCTGGAACTGGACGATGTGGTGCTGGCAGGAGCTTCACCGGAGATTCTGGTCACGGTGGAAAAGCGCATCGCTACGACACGTCCTATTGCGGGCACGCGCCCGCGTGGCAAGACACCTGAAGAGGACAAACGCCTTGCACAGGAACTGCTGGCAGACGAGAAGGAGCGCGCTGAACATGTGATGCTGGTAGACCTTGGACGCAATGACTTGGGGCGGGTGTGCGCCTACGGAACCGTGCGCGTGGACGAGTTGATGACTATCGAGCAGTACTCGCACGTGATTCACATCGTGTCCGACGTGAAAGGCAGGCTCGCGCCAGACAAGGACGCCTTCGATGCGCTGCGTGCCTGTTTCCCGGCTGGCACGGTGTCGGGTGCACCCAAGGTGCGCGCGATGGAGATTATCGAGGAATTGGAGCCTACGCGGCGGGGCATCTACGCAGGAGCGGTTGGCTACTTCAGCTTCAGCGGCGACATGGATACCTGCATCGCTATCCGCACTATTGTCATGAAAGACGGCATTGCCTACATTCAGGCGGGGGCAGGCATTGTGGCGGATTCGGTGCCAGAGCGCGAACACCAGGAGTGCTTGAATAAAGCGCGTGCGCTGATGCGGGCGGTCGAAATGGCAGAAGCAGGCTTGGAGTGA
- the trpG gene encoding glutamine amidotransferase: MLLIIDNYDSFTYNLVQYFGELGADLRVYRNDAITLEEIEQMQPERIVISPGPCTPKEAGISVPLIQRCAGKVPILGVCLGHQCIGAAFGGEIVRARQLMHGKTSAIYHDGRGVFRSLPNPFEATRYHSLVIARESLPDCLEISAETYDGEIMGIRHREFPIEGVQFHPESILTQPGKDLLRNFLNMRSG, from the coding sequence ATGCTATTGATTATCGACAACTACGATAGCTTCACTTATAATCTGGTACAGTATTTCGGTGAACTGGGGGCGGACCTGCGGGTGTACCGCAACGATGCCATCACGCTGGAGGAGATAGAACAAATGCAGCCGGAGCGTATCGTCATCTCGCCAGGTCCGTGCACGCCCAAAGAGGCAGGCATCTCCGTGCCGCTCATCCAGCGATGCGCGGGCAAAGTGCCTATACTCGGTGTGTGTTTGGGGCATCAGTGTATTGGCGCGGCGTTCGGGGGGGAAATCGTGCGGGCGAGACAGCTGATGCACGGCAAGACATCTGCCATTTACCACGATGGGCGCGGCGTGTTTCGCTCATTGCCCAACCCCTTTGAAGCCACCCGGTATCACTCACTGGTGATTGCCCGCGAGAGCCTGCCGGATTGTCTGGAAATCTCGGCGGAAACATATGACGGAGAGATTATGGGTATACGACACCGTGAATTCCCCATTGAAGGGGTGCAGTTTCATCCGGAGTCTATCTTAACGCAACCGGGCAAAGACCTGCTGCGCAACTTCCTGAATATGCGCTCAGGGTAG